The genomic region TGGTACCGAAGGTTTCGATCCGTGAGCCAAGGGCTAGTGCGATAATCGTGCCGAGTACAGCGGTGAGCGCTGAGAGTAAGTTGAGATAGAGCGCTTGGCGCCGATTGTAGCCTGCGTGAAGCAAGATGCCGAAGTCGCCCATTTCTTGCGGAATCTCATGGAGAATTACCGCAAGTGTGGTGGCGAAACCGACGGTGGGATTAACGAGAAAGCTGATGCCGATGGTGATGCCGTCTAGGAAATTATGGAAGCCGTCAGCGATGAGGTTTAAACGACCAAACGGCTTGATGTGGATATGTTCACATTCATCGCGCTCGTTATCAATACCGTGACTGTGGTGCCAGTGGAGAAATTTCTCAAGTATGAAGAAGAGTAAAATACCCGCAAGCACAGCGAGTGACGGGACGAGAACATTGGTTTTGCCTTCGAAAATTTCTGGCA from Candidatus Nomurabacteria bacterium harbors:
- a CDS encoding ZIP family metal transporter, whose product is MFTVWLYALISVLAVGLVSLVGIFALSLNELRLRNALFLLVALSAGALFGDVLIHLLPEIFEGKTNVLVPSLAVLAGILLFFILEKFLHWHHSHGIDNERDECEHIHIKPFGRLNLIADGFHNFLDGITIGISFLVNPTVGFATTLAVILHEIPQEMGDFGILLHAGYNRRQALYLNLLSALTAVLGTIIALALGSRIETFGTTLLPIAAGGFLYLAGSDLVPELHRTTDPKKSSLQLIAMLIGIALMAMLTLVE